Part of the Oceanivirga salmonicida genome, CAGCAGTCCCTCTACCACTAGCAAACACTATCTTTTTACCTGTTTCAAAAATTTTATCAACATATGACAAATTATGCTTATAATGTGTGTCATCTAAAAAAGTTCCATCAAAATCTATTGCTATTAATTTTATCTTATCTTTCATATTCATACCACTAACCTACAAATTTACTTAGGCTTTCAACCCAAGTTTTTATTCTTTCTTCTGTTTTTTCAGGTTCATTCATATGATCAATTGGTAGTCCTATAAATTTATTATCTATAATTGCAACTGATTCGGTAAAATCATAACCATCTGTATCTACAAAACCTACAATTTTAGCTCCTTTTTTCTTACATTTATCATAAAGTAATCTTAATCCATCTACAAAAGTATCTGAAAATGCTATTGCATCTCCCGTACCAAGTAATGCTATAGGTCTTTCTTTAAGATTAGGTAATTCATCTATAACTGCCATCCAATCATCTTGAACGTCTCCTAATCCCCAAGTTGATGCACAAAAAATTAAAAAATCAAAATCATCCATATCATCTATTCCATCTGCAACGTCAAACATTTCAGACCCTTCTATATTATCTCTTAAAATTTCTGCAACTTCTTCTGTTACTCCTGTTGTTGTTCCATAAAATATTCCTACTGACATTATTCCTCCTAATTTTTATTTTCTATTTATTTCTCTTAATCGTTCTTTTTGAACTGTTACAAAATGTGCAACAACTGAATTTCTCTCTAATTCTGACATTTCATCTAAAGATAATCATACAGTTTCATCATTAAAATTTTTTATCATTAAATTTACTATTCATAACAAAATCTATCTCTTAATAACTTTTATTTTACTCTATTATTTCTATTATACCATTTATACATAAATATTTATAGTTTAAAAAATATGCATTGTTTTTTTAATGCATATTTTATAATATTTCTAATATACTATCATCTGATAATATATTTTCCCCATTTTCTAATTCTTCTTTTAATTTTACCTTAATTTGATTTGGCAATGACTTTATATATACATTATCATATCCATACTTTTCAATATTTGTTTTAGTTAATTTTAATACATTTTCAGGTATAGTTATATTATGTTCTAAGCTTACAAAATTCTCTTTTTCTTTTATATTATTATCTATTAATATTACTTTTTCAAACCTTGATAAATCTATTTCTTTTTTTATATTCGTTTTATCTATTATTGCAAATTTTTGATTATCATATTTTGTTGATATATAATTTTTAATTAATTTATCACTTATATTTAAATTCGTAAAAATCTTTTCATTTGATTTATTAGTCTCATATATAGCAAAGGTTTTAAATAATAAATGATAATGCTCATTTTTAATATTTATATCTCCTGTAATATTTTGACTACTTAACAATAGATTTTTATCATCTTTAAATAATATTGATAATGCTTTTTTCTCTATGCTATTATATTCTCTAACTCCTATTAACATTTTTTTAATTTTATTAAAAATATTAACATCATTTTTTTTATAACTTGTAAAACTGTAGTCTCTTTTTATTAATATTTCAACACTATTTATATCTTCACTATTTTTTACTTTCTCTACCTTTATATTATATTGGTAATTATAGAATTTATTAGATTGTATTAATACTCTTGCTATATTATCATCTAATTTAGAAACATATTCTCTATTTTTATATATCAAAACCCTTTGTGCCTTTAATTCTAAAGTCAAT contains:
- a CDS encoding flavodoxin, producing the protein MSVGIFYGTTTGVTEEVAEILRDNIEGSEMFDVADGIDDMDDFDFLIFCASTWGLGDVQDDWMAVIDELPNLKERPIALLGTGDAIAFSDTFVDGLRLLYDKCKKKGAKIVGFVDTDGYDFTESVAIIDNKFIGLPIDHMNEPEKTEERIKTWVESLSKFVG